One window from the genome of Synergistetes bacterium HGW-Synergistetes-1 encodes:
- a CDS encoding penicillin-binding protein produces MQFNDKKFSLEKKKQGKKKKSLINKIFSHIALFTAICAALLAVILAVFLKDISQSLPTTEEILAHEPSLATIVYDRNEKVITRLFQENRNWVKLDVVSPWMVKAILAAEDDRFYDHSGIRPVSIFRAVLVDIFHRGARQGGSTITQQLARNLFLTKEKTIVRKAKEAILALRLERIYTKEQLLEMYLNTIYMGHGAYGIDSASKKYFGKAPGKLSITESAVLAGLVAAPETYSPFRNPSRSKTRKDYVLKRMLDLDWISKSDYDTSVNDVPKLVKREANRSNLSLKDSPHFVSYILFNKLLPNYGTEMVYRGGLKVHTTIDLDLQKKAEDLVSKMKYEGALVALDPNTGEILALVGGRDFDASKFNRATQAFRQPGSAFKPIVYATALENGYRAVDHLLDAPLIFPNGWKPGNYGSKYDGEVTLMDALARSINTVAVRLAQIDGVSRVVEMARRMGISTPHLPEDLSLALGTASVTPLEMCVAYSTFANNGYKVEPYGIKEIKGKSGESIEQNGPKLANAISVTTAVTTRSMLEQVAMWGTGAKARIDGHQTFGKTGTTNDWTDAWFAGGIPGLVVVVYVGNDNHTPLGGKTTGTIAAVPVWKEFVSFAVKKLKLPSDFVVPPDAGVESVRVCKKTGFLAAPGCPATNILLPAGHAPSSQCPWHGGSLSAARADENAPQLILAPIDDEMTHYRYAMKGLPQQESTEEESSVPEPEIPIAIKKTIDTEHAKVPNKTPDPYKKDTSEAINMEAKYQELLKRYNIIE; encoded by the coding sequence ATGCAGTTTAATGACAAAAAGTTTTCTCTTGAGAAAAAAAAGCAAGGAAAAAAGAAAAAATCGTTGATCAACAAGATCTTTTCTCACATAGCTCTTTTCACAGCAATATGCGCAGCTCTTCTGGCTGTTATTCTGGCTGTTTTCCTAAAAGACATATCACAGTCACTTCCGACAACAGAGGAGATACTCGCACATGAGCCCAGCCTGGCTACTATCGTATATGACAGAAATGAAAAGGTCATAACGAGACTTTTCCAGGAAAACAGGAACTGGGTAAAGCTTGACGTTGTCTCCCCATGGATGGTCAAGGCAATACTGGCAGCTGAAGACGACAGATTCTATGATCACTCCGGAATAAGGCCTGTTTCAATATTCAGGGCAGTCCTGGTCGATATTTTTCATCGCGGGGCACGGCAGGGCGGAAGCACAATAACACAGCAGCTTGCCAGGAATCTTTTCCTTACAAAAGAAAAGACAATCGTAAGGAAGGCAAAAGAGGCCATCCTCGCTTTAAGACTTGAAAGGATATACACAAAAGAACAGCTTCTCGAGATGTATCTCAACACTATATATATGGGTCATGGAGCCTATGGCATAGACTCCGCCTCAAAAAAATATTTCGGCAAAGCACCGGGTAAGCTTTCAATAACTGAGTCAGCTGTACTTGCAGGTCTTGTCGCAGCGCCTGAGACATACAGCCCTTTTAGAAACCCCTCAAGGTCTAAGACGAGAAAGGACTATGTTCTCAAAAGGATGCTGGATCTTGACTGGATATCAAAATCTGATTATGACACCAGCGTGAACGATGTGCCAAAACTGGTCAAAAGAGAGGCCAACAGAAGCAACCTCTCTCTTAAAGATTCACCTCACTTTGTCTCATATATACTTTTCAACAAGCTTCTGCCCAATTATGGGACAGAAATGGTATACCGTGGCGGATTGAAGGTACATACGACAATTGATCTGGATCTTCAGAAAAAAGCTGAAGATCTTGTTTCAAAGATGAAGTACGAAGGAGCTCTTGTAGCCCTCGATCCAAATACCGGAGAGATCCTTGCCCTGGTAGGAGGAAGGGATTTTGATGCCAGTAAATTTAACAGGGCCACTCAGGCCTTTCGTCAGCCGGGATCAGCATTTAAGCCCATAGTCTATGCAACCGCCCTGGAAAACGGATACAGAGCCGTTGACCACCTCCTTGACGCGCCTCTCATCTTTCCAAACGGCTGGAAACCGGGAAACTACGGAAGTAAATATGACGGAGAAGTTACCCTCATGGATGCGCTCGCAAGGTCTATAAATACCGTGGCGGTCAGGTTAGCACAGATCGATGGCGTAAGCAGGGTAGTGGAAATGGCAAGGAGGATGGGCATATCAACACCGCATCTGCCTGAAGACCTTTCACTTGCTCTTGGAACTGCGAGCGTTACCCCGCTTGAGATGTGTGTGGCATACTCTACCTTCGCAAACAACGGCTATAAAGTTGAACCATACGGTATAAAGGAAATAAAGGGCAAAAGTGGGGAATCCATAGAACAGAACGGCCCAAAACTGGCAAACGCGATCTCTGTTACAACTGCTGTGACAACGCGCTCAATGCTTGAACAGGTTGCGATGTGGGGAACCGGGGCAAAGGCAAGGATCGACGGGCACCAGACATTTGGCAAAACGGGAACGACAAACGACTGGACTGATGCCTGGTTCGCAGGCGGCATTCCGGGCCTGGTCGTAGTAGTTTACGTTGGGAATGACAACCACACACCGCTTGGCGGAAAAACAACGGGAACTATTGCAGCTGTCCCGGTATGGAAAGAGTTTGTCTCCTTCGCCGTGAAAAAACTCAAACTTCCATCTGATTTCGTTGTGCCTCCCGATGCCGGTGTGGAATCGGTAAGAGTATGCAAAAAGACAGGTTTCCTAGCTGCACCAGGATGTCCGGCTACAAATATACTTCTCCCAGCCGGCCATGCTCCTTCATCCCAGTGCCCATGGCACGGAGGCAGTCTCTCGGCGGCAAGGGCTGATGAAAATGCTCCTCAGCTGATACTCGCTCCTATAGACGACGAAATGACCCATTACAGATATGCAATGAAAGGACTTCCGCAACAGGAGAGCACTGAGGAGGAATCTTCTGTTCCGGAACCTGAAATCCCTATAGCAATAAAGAAAACAATAGATACTGAGCACGCAAAAGTACCTAACAAAACCCCTGATCCCTATAAAAAAGATACGAGC